The Deinococcus carri genome contains a region encoding:
- a CDS encoding DUF1028 domain-containing protein, which translates to MTFSIVGRDPVSGDLGVAVASKFLAVGALVPFARAGVGAVATQSYVNPNFGPDGLRLLAAGLGPQEVAAQFQAGDADIRQRQFGLVGADGRSTTFTGEGCHAWAGGVVRDNVAIQGNILTGPEVVAAMLEAWEAAEGQPLPHRLLSALRAGDAAGGDRRGRQSAALLCVGPGRGYGGLTDDWVNLRADDHPDPCAELERLLGLHDLLFGRPQATRELTQEELEWLRALLIYEDYATSLPAGPWDPDTEAAAWALYGTENLEERWVPGGRFDPVALDYLRGRFGN; encoded by the coding sequence ATGACCTTTTCCATCGTGGGCCGTGACCCCGTGAGCGGCGACCTGGGCGTGGCGGTGGCGAGCAAGTTTCTGGCGGTAGGGGCGCTGGTGCCCTTTGCGCGGGCGGGGGTGGGGGCGGTCGCCACGCAGAGCTACGTGAACCCCAACTTCGGGCCGGACGGACTGCGCCTGCTGGCTGCGGGGCTGGGGCCGCAGGAGGTGGCCGCGCAGTTCCAGGCCGGGGACGCCGACATCCGGCAGCGGCAGTTCGGCCTCGTGGGGGCGGACGGGCGCAGCACAACCTTCACAGGCGAGGGCTGTCATGCCTGGGCGGGCGGGGTAGTGCGGGACAACGTAGCGATTCAGGGCAACATCCTGACCGGGCCGGAGGTGGTCGCTGCGATGCTGGAGGCGTGGGAGGCGGCAGAGGGACAGCCGCTCCCCCACCGGCTGCTCTCGGCACTGCGGGCCGGGGACGCGGCGGGCGGGGACCGGCGCGGGCGGCAGTCGGCGGCGCTGCTGTGCGTGGGGCCGGGACGCGGCTACGGCGGCCTCACCGACGACTGGGTGAACCTGCGGGCCGACGACCACCCGGACCCCTGCGCCGAACTGGAGCGGCTGCTGGGCCTCCACGACCTGCTGTTCGGGCGGCCCCAGGCCACGCGCGAACTGACCCAAGAAGAGCTGGAATGGCTGCGCGCCCTCCTGATCTACGAGGACTACGCGACCTCCCTCCCCGCCGGCCCCTGGGACCCCGACACCGAGGCGGCGGCCTGGGCGCTGTACGGCACCGAGAATCTGGAGGAACGCTGGGTGCCGGGCGGGCGCTTCGACCCGGTGGCGCTGGACTATCTGCGGGGGCGGTTCGGGAATTGA